In Sodalis ligni, a single genomic region encodes these proteins:
- a CDS encoding D-amino acid dehydrogenase, with amino-acid sequence MRVIILGSGVIGVASAWYLARAGHDVMVLERQPGSALETSAGNAGQISPGYAAPWAAPGVPLKAIKWMFQRHAPLAIRLNGTNHQLHWMWQMLRNCDSRHYYINKSRMVRLAEYSRDCLKALRTDTGIQYEGRQGGTLQIFRTEQQFASAAKDIAVLRDEGVPFELLESRQLAAVEPALAGVAHKLTGGLRLPNDETGDCQLFTQRLAKMAADLGVEFRYGCDITGLLSSGGRITGVKCGSEVMQGDAYVMALGSYSTAMLRHILSIPVYPLKGYSLTIPLADERAAPVSTVLDESYKIAITRFDKRIRVGGMAEIVGFNTELAKARRDTLEMVVRDLFPGGGHIQQATFWTGLRPMTPDGTPIVGKTPFANLYLNTGHGTLGWTMACGSGRLLADIISGRTPDIPFDDLSVARYIEGFRPGVEPTMA; translated from the coding sequence ATGCGGGTTATCATTTTAGGAAGCGGTGTGATCGGCGTCGCCAGCGCCTGGTATCTTGCCCGTGCGGGGCATGACGTTATGGTGCTTGAAAGACAGCCCGGTTCGGCGCTGGAAACCAGCGCCGGCAACGCCGGCCAGATTTCTCCCGGTTATGCCGCGCCCTGGGCCGCGCCCGGTGTACCGTTGAAGGCGATAAAATGGATGTTCCAGCGCCATGCTCCCCTGGCCATCCGCCTTAACGGCACCAATCATCAGCTCCACTGGATGTGGCAAATGCTGCGCAACTGCGATAGCCGCCATTATTATATTAATAAAAGCCGGATGGTGCGCTTGGCGGAATACAGCCGCGATTGCCTGAAAGCCCTGCGCACCGACACCGGCATCCAATACGAAGGCCGCCAGGGCGGAACGCTGCAAATTTTTCGTACCGAACAGCAATTTGCCAGTGCTGCCAAGGATATCGCGGTGCTGCGCGACGAAGGGGTACCGTTCGAATTGTTGGAATCCCGGCAGTTGGCCGCCGTTGAACCCGCCTTGGCCGGCGTAGCGCATAAGCTGACCGGCGGCCTGCGGCTGCCCAATGATGAAACCGGCGATTGTCAGTTGTTCACGCAGCGCCTGGCAAAAATGGCGGCGGATCTGGGTGTGGAATTCCGCTACGGCTGCGATATTACCGGCCTGCTTAGCTCCGGCGGCAGGATAACCGGCGTCAAGTGCGGCAGCGAGGTAATGCAGGGGGATGCCTATGTCATGGCGCTGGGTTCATACTCCACCGCCATGCTGCGCCATATCCTGTCTATTCCCGTTTATCCCCTGAAAGGCTATTCCCTGACCATTCCCCTGGCGGATGAACGGGCCGCTCCGGTGTCTACGGTCTTGGATGAGAGCTATAAAATCGCCATTACCCGTTTCGATAAGCGGATCCGGGTGGGAGGCATGGCGGAGATAGTCGGGTTCAACACCGAGTTGGCCAAGGCGCGGCGGGATACGCTGGAAATGGTGGTGCGGGATTTGTTCCCCGGCGGCGGACATATACAGCAGGCGACCTTTTGGACCGGATTGCGGCCGATGACCCCCGACGGAACGCCGATTGTCGGCAAAACCCCGTTCGCTAATCTTTACCTGAACACCGGCCACGGCACTCTCGGCTGGACCATGGCCTGCGGTTCGGGGCGTTTGCTGGCGGATATCATCAGTGGCCGGACGCCCGATATTCCCTTCGACGATCTCTCCGTCGCGCGTTACATCGAAGGTTTCCGGCCCGGCGTCGAGCCTACCATGGCTTGA
- a CDS encoding SpoVR family protein: MTISIDERLKDSTCLSDGPDWTFELLQEYLDEIDRVAKLYRLDTYPHQIEVITSEQMMDAYSSVGMPINYTHWSFGKKFIETEQRYKQGQQGLAYEIVINSNPCIAYLMEENTMTMQALVIAHACYGHNSFFKNNYLFRSWTDASSIVDYLIFARNYITKCEERYGVEQVEQLLDSCHALMNHGVDRYKRPQKISLEEEKSRQKSREAYLQSQVNDLWRTLPRRDKEESPAEASRYPHEPQENLLYFMEKNAPLLEPWQREILRIVRKVSQYFYPQKQTQVMNEGWATFWHYTILNHLYDEKKVTDRFMLEFLHSHTNVVYQPPYNSPYYSGINPYALGFAMFQDIKRICQSPTEEDRHWFPDIAGSDWLETLHFAMHNFKDESFISQFLSPKIMRDFRLFTVLDDDHNNYLEIAAIHNEDGYRAVRQELSSQYNLSNLEPDIQVWNVDLRGDRSLTLRYTPQNRAPLAKNRREVMKHIHRLWSFDVYMEQLNEDGNVELIERCPARNLPL, from the coding sequence ATGACGATTTCCATTGATGAACGTTTAAAGGATTCCACTTGTCTTAGCGATGGACCCGACTGGACATTTGAGCTATTACAGGAGTATTTGGACGAGATTGACCGGGTGGCTAAACTCTATCGGCTGGATACGTATCCACATCAGATAGAAGTCATTACCTCGGAACAAATGATGGATGCTTACTCCAGTGTCGGTATGCCGATTAATTATACCCATTGGTCATTCGGCAAGAAATTTATCGAAACGGAACAACGTTACAAACAGGGTCAGCAAGGGCTGGCATATGAAATTGTCATTAATTCCAACCCCTGCATCGCCTATTTGATGGAAGAAAATACCATGACCATGCAGGCGCTGGTGATTGCCCATGCCTGTTACGGCCATAATTCCTTCTTTAAAAATAATTATTTGTTTCGCAGCTGGACCGACGCCAGTTCCATTGTGGATTACCTGATTTTCGCCCGTAATTACATCACTAAATGTGAAGAGCGATACGGCGTCGAACAGGTGGAACAGCTGCTGGATTCCTGCCATGCCTTAATGAACCACGGCGTGGATCGTTACAAACGGCCGCAGAAAATTTCCCTGGAGGAAGAGAAATCCCGGCAGAAAAGCCGAGAAGCCTATTTGCAAAGCCAGGTCAACGATCTTTGGCGTACCCTGCCCCGCCGGGATAAAGAGGAATCTCCCGCCGAAGCCAGCCGCTATCCCCATGAGCCGCAGGAAAACCTGCTGTATTTCATGGAGAAAAACGCCCCCTTGCTGGAACCTTGGCAGCGGGAAATTTTGCGTATCGTCCGTAAAGTCAGCCAATACTTTTATCCGCAAAAACAGACCCAGGTCATGAATGAGGGTTGGGCCACATTCTGGCACTACACCATTCTCAACCATCTCTACGATGAGAAAAAGGTGACCGACCGGTTCATGTTGGAATTCCTTCACAGCCACACCAACGTGGTGTATCAACCGCCGTACAACAGTCCCTATTACAGCGGCATCAACCCGTACGCACTGGGATTTGCCATGTTCCAGGACATCAAGCGTATCTGCCAGTCGCCGACGGAAGAAGATCGCCATTGGTTCCCGGATATCGCCGGCAGCGACTGGCTGGAAACCCTGCATTTCGCCATGCATAACTTCAAGGATGAAAGTTTTATCAGCCAATTCCTGTCGCCGAAAATCATGCGGGATTTCCGTCTGTTTACCGTGTTGGACGACGATCATAACAATTACCTGGAAATTGCCGCCATCCACAATGAAGACGGCTACCGGGCGGTACGGCAGGAACTCTCTTCCCAGTACAATTTAAGCAATCTCGAACCGGATATTCAGGTCTGGAATGTGGATTTGCGCGGCGACCGCTCGCTGACTCTGCGCTATACGCCGCAAAATCGCGCGCCGTTAGCAAAAAACCGTCGCGAAGTGATGAAGCATATTCATCGGCTGTGGAGTTTTGATGTGTATATGGAACAGCTTAATGAAGACGGAAATGTGGAATTGATTGAGCGTTGTCCCGCGCGCAACTTACCCTTGTGA
- the fadR gene encoding fatty acid metabolism transcriptional regulator FadR: MVIKAQSPAGFAEEYLIESIWNNRFPPGSILPAERELSDVIGVTRTTLREVLQRLARDGWLTIQHGKPTRVNNVWETSGLNILETLARLDHDSVPQLIDNLLSVRTNIASIFIRMAIRFYPDKAQLVLAQAANLEDQADAFTEMDYRIFHELAFASGNPIYGLIFNGLRGLYLRVGRYYFSNPQARELARNFYTRLSALCREGLYDQVIDLVRHYGNESGAIWNSMQSSIPHDIAEAGR; the protein is encoded by the coding sequence ATGGTTATCAAGGCGCAAAGTCCCGCCGGTTTCGCGGAAGAGTATCTTATTGAAAGCATATGGAATAATCGTTTCCCGCCGGGATCCATCCTGCCCGCGGAACGAGAACTTTCAGATGTGATTGGCGTTACGCGGACCACTTTGCGGGAAGTGCTGCAACGGCTGGCCCGGGACGGTTGGCTGACCATTCAGCATGGTAAACCGACCCGGGTAAACAACGTCTGGGAAACCTCGGGCCTGAATATTCTCGAGACGCTGGCCCGCCTCGATCATGACAGCGTTCCGCAGCTCATTGATAATTTATTGTCGGTACGCACCAATATCGCCTCGATATTCATTCGCATGGCGATACGGTTTTATCCCGATAAAGCGCAGCTTGTTCTGGCGCAGGCGGCAAATCTGGAAGATCAGGCCGATGCCTTCACCGAAATGGATTACCGCATTTTTCATGAATTGGCTTTTGCCTCCGGCAATCCTATATACGGCCTGATTTTCAACGGACTGAGGGGGTTATACCTGCGGGTAGGGCGCTATTATTTTTCCAATCCCCAGGCCCGCGAGCTGGCTCGCAATTTTTACACCCGTCTTTCCGCCCTGTGCCGGGAAGGATTATATGATCAGGTTATTGATCTGGTGCGTCATTACGGCAATGAGAGCGGGGCCATCTGGAACAGCATGCAGTCCTCCATACCCCATGATATCGCCGAAGCCGGACGCTGA
- the dsbB gene encoding disulfide bond formation protein DsbB, whose amino-acid sequence MLQFLNRCSRGRGAWILMVLTALALELVALYFQHVMLLKPCVLCIYQRVALYGVMGAGIIGAIAPATPLRYGALIIWLYSAWEGLKLAMKHTDIQLNPSPFVTCDFFVSFPSWLPLDKWLPSIFSATGDCAVRQWHFMSLEMPQWMIVIFGAYLLVGILVLIAQFFRPKKRDLFNR is encoded by the coding sequence ATGTTGCAATTTCTCAACCGCTGCTCGCGAGGTCGTGGCGCCTGGATATTGATGGTGCTTACTGCCCTGGCGTTGGAGCTGGTGGCGCTTTATTTTCAGCATGTGATGTTATTAAAACCCTGTGTGTTATGCATTTATCAAAGGGTTGCTCTTTATGGCGTCATGGGGGCGGGGATCATCGGCGCCATAGCGCCGGCCACGCCGTTACGCTACGGTGCATTGATTATCTGGTTGTACAGCGCTTGGGAAGGCTTGAAACTGGCTATGAAGCATACTGATATCCAGTTGAACCCCTCACCGTTCGTCACCTGCGATTTTTTTGTCAGTTTTCCCTCGTGGCTGCCCCTGGACAAATGGCTGCCGTCGATTTTCAGCGCCACGGGCGATTGCGCCGTCCGCCAATGGCATTTCATGTCGCTGGAAATGCCGCAATGGATGATCGTGATCTTCGGCGCCTATTTGCTGGTAGGCATCCTGGTGCTGATTGCTCAATTTTTCCGCCCGAAAAAACGCGACCTGTTCAACCGTTAA
- a CDS encoding acyltransferase family protein, whose protein sequence is MAADGVLVRSWNEVLTKKAVNLFYLYLLWRLVQWLCVSLINRDLAFDDWRLMAHNAAYASSAGQFILYVAAAMSSPWYLYALALYFVICKLWRNHWVLLLGLGAVLNYACVLGLVPWWGPASVAQNGIFFFTGCFLGSRIVALLADRRSRLTLLAALTGLALFHWMLTMDKSLFTSALAVCVAILCCQWVNRHWLWHSGPLQALNWIGKNTLQIYVLHKLLTELMAVPALGALVRYHAFDNKLFSQLWLAFYPLAVTALCAAGAIAIWWALNRGVGRVLFQYPSLVRTEKALV, encoded by the coding sequence CTGGCCGCGGACGGCGTTCTCGTACGCTCCTGGAATGAGGTATTGACAAAAAAAGCGGTTAACCTGTTTTATCTCTATCTGTTGTGGCGTCTTGTACAGTGGCTGTGCGTGAGTTTAATCAACCGCGACCTGGCCTTTGACGACTGGCGGCTGATGGCGCACAACGCCGCCTATGCAAGTTCCGCGGGCCAATTCATACTGTACGTAGCGGCAGCCATGTCCAGTCCCTGGTATCTGTATGCCTTGGCGCTCTATTTTGTCATCTGCAAACTGTGGCGGAATCACTGGGTCTTACTGCTTGGGCTGGGGGCAGTGCTGAATTACGCCTGCGTTTTGGGCCTGGTTCCCTGGTGGGGTCCGGCAAGCGTGGCGCAAAACGGCATATTCTTCTTTACCGGCTGTTTTCTGGGTTCGCGTATCGTGGCCTTGCTGGCGGACAGGCGATCCCGCCTGACGCTGCTGGCGGCGCTTACCGGATTGGCGCTTTTCCATTGGATGCTGACGATGGATAAGAGCCTGTTTACCAGCGCGCTGGCGGTCTGCGTCGCCATATTATGCTGTCAGTGGGTGAACCGCCATTGGCTGTGGCACAGCGGACCGTTGCAGGCCCTTAACTGGATAGGTAAAAATACGCTGCAGATTTATGTACTGCATAAATTGCTCACCGAACTGATGGCCGTGCCGGCGCTGGGAGCGCTGGTGCGCTATCACGCCTTCGATAATAAGCTGTTCTCCCAGCTGTGGCTGGCATTTTACCCATTGGCGGTCACGGCCTTATGCGCGGCGGGAGCAATTGCAATCTGGTGGGCCCTGAATCGCGGCGTCGGCCGCGTCCTGTTCCAGTACCCGTCGCTGGTTCGCACTGAAAAGGCGCTGGTTTGA
- a CDS encoding IS630 family transposase, translating into MPIIAPIPRNERRQMQKIVQKTADKNHARRLIAMLMLHRGESLTCVAKTLCAARSSVGRWINWFTLFGIEGLKSLPPGRQKKWPVDAMLRMLNLLVQRSPQDFGYLRSRWSTEMLTIEINKLFNSTLHPGSLRRWLPGAGIVWRRAAPTLHIRDPHREEKLAAIDEALAKNSAEHPVFYEDEVDIDLNPKIGADWQKKGQQKRIPTPGKNEKHYLAGALHAGTGRVDYVSGTRKNSGLFIDMLCQLKSTYRSAKTITLIVDNYIIHKSKKTLKWLKKNPKFILIYQPIYSPWVNKIELLWLALHETVTRNHHCKTMWELLKNVRQFMKTASPFPGNKPGLTKVER; encoded by the coding sequence ATGCCGATCATAGCACCCATACCCAGAAATGAACGACGCCAGATGCAAAAAATTGTCCAGAAAACGGCAGATAAGAATCATGCCAGACGCCTTATCGCCATGTTGATGTTGCACCGGGGTGAATCGCTGACTTGCGTTGCTAAAACCCTATGTGCCGCCCGTTCTTCCGTCGGACGCTGGATTAATTGGTTCACGTTATTTGGTATTGAAGGCCTGAAAAGTCTGCCACCGGGCCGTCAAAAAAAATGGCCTGTCGACGCCATGCTGCGAATGCTCAATTTGCTTGTTCAGCGCTCCCCGCAAGATTTTGGCTATCTGCGCTCACGCTGGAGTACCGAGATGTTAACGATTGAAATTAATAAGTTATTTAACTCTACGTTGCATCCTGGCTCACTTCGCCGTTGGTTGCCAGGAGCCGGCATTGTCTGGCGCAGAGCAGCTCCGACCTTGCATATTCGGGATCCTCACAGGGAAGAAAAGCTGGCTGCAATTGATGAGGCATTGGCAAAGAACAGTGCTGAACATCCCGTGTTTTACGAGGATGAAGTTGATATCGATCTCAACCCAAAAATCGGCGCGGACTGGCAGAAAAAAGGTCAGCAGAAACGCATCCCTACGCCGGGTAAAAATGAAAAACATTACCTTGCAGGTGCGCTGCATGCTGGAACGGGCAGAGTGGATTACGTGAGTGGAACACGTAAAAACTCAGGCTTGTTCATCGATATGCTATGCCAGCTGAAAAGCACGTATCGCAGCGCCAAAACGATCACCCTTATTGTCGATAATTACATCATTCACAAAAGTAAAAAGACATTGAAGTGGTTGAAGAAGAATCCAAAATTTATTCTTATTTATCAGCCGATTTACTCGCCATGGGTGAACAAAATAGAGCTCTTATGGTTAGCATTACACGAAACGGTGACCCGCAATCATCACTGTAAAACAATGTGGGAGTTACTAAAAAATGTCAGACAATTTATGAAAACCGCATCACCTTTCCCAGGCAACAAACCTGGACTAACAAAAGTGGAGCGGTAA
- a CDS encoding fumarylacetoacetate hydrolase family protein, with protein sequence MYQHRDWQGALLDFPVSKVVCVGSNYSDHIKEMGSATPTEPVLFIKPETALCDIRQPIVIPGDQGEVHHEVELAVLIGMPLKQSDEDHVARAIAGYGVALDLTLREQQAKFKKAGQPWEKAKGFDGACPISGFIPVAEFGDAQQADLTLKVNNEIRQQGNTRDMITKILPLIAYMSRYFTLRPGDIILTGTPQGVAKLSPGDSLTVSVNDHTLTTRII encoded by the coding sequence ATGTATCAACACAGAGATTGGCAAGGGGCGTTATTGGATTTTCCGGTCAGTAAAGTGGTTTGCGTCGGCAGCAATTATTCCGATCATATAAAGGAAATGGGCAGCGCTACGCCCACCGAACCAGTGCTGTTTATCAAACCTGAAACCGCGCTGTGCGATATCCGTCAGCCAATTGTCATCCCCGGCGATCAGGGTGAAGTCCATCACGAAGTGGAGCTTGCCGTCCTTATCGGCATGCCTCTGAAACAGTCCGATGAGGATCATGTTGCGCGGGCCATCGCCGGTTATGGCGTGGCGCTGGATCTGACGCTGCGGGAGCAGCAGGCCAAGTTCAAAAAAGCCGGCCAGCCGTGGGAAAAAGCCAAGGGCTTTGACGGCGCCTGCCCGATATCCGGTTTTATCCCGGTGGCGGAATTCGGTGATGCCCAACAGGCCGATCTGACGCTGAAAGTGAATAATGAAATCCGGCAACAGGGGAATACCCGGGATATGATCACGAAAATCCTGCCGCTGATTGCCTATATGAGCCGCTATTTCACGCTGCGTCCCGGCGATATTATTTTGACCGGCACTCCACAGGGTGTGGCAAAGTTATCGCCCGGCGACAGCTTAACGGTCTCCGTCAACGATCATACCCTGACAACCCGCATAATTTAG